Below is a window of Perca fluviatilis chromosome 14, GENO_Pfluv_1.0, whole genome shotgun sequence DNA.
TGGGGCAACTTTCGCACAACGGAGTAACCTCAAAAAACACCTAcccattcacactggagagaaagcgtacagctgtgatcaatgtgggagAGCTTTCAGTCACCAAATGTCTCTAAGAATACATCAGCGCATTCACATTGGAGAGAAGCCGTatagctgtgatcaatgtggggcagcgtTTGGCTGTCAAAGTACGCTAGTAACACACAGAcgcgttcacactggagagaagccttactggtgtgaacaatgtgggaaaagcTTTGCTATAAGTGGTagccttaaatctcaccagcgcattcacactggagagaagccgtattGGTGTGagcaatgtgggaaaactttttctaGGAGTTATGcccttaaatctcaccagcgcgttcacactggagagaagccgtattgttgtgaacaatgtgggaaaactttttctcagagTCGTACCCTTAAATCTCACCAGTGCAGTCACACTGCCTCGTTGTGAACATGTTTCAGAGACAATCTGTTTCCTCCTGACTCCTCCTCATACCCTGATAGCTGTGCTGTTATattctgatcttctctccacattgaaggctgaccagcAGTAACTTTATGTTCAGAGCTTTGCTATGACTACATACTGGCCTGCCCCCACCTCCCCAAAATCCTGCTGTCGTCACACACTATGTGCACATGTTCACACATCTCTGCTTGGAAGAAGTGGGTCAGAGGCCGGGAAGCTCTTTTTGAtttagtgtgttttatgattccTGATCaatttggatgttttattcatgAATTTTTGCCAAAGAAGGTTTCCACGTTTTGGTTCTAATTTTATCTCCTGTATCTGCCCGTTATATACTTCCCCAAAAGCATCAGTGATAACTTACAATGTAGCTTCCCAATTTTTCCCTCTGTCTGGGGTACCAGACTTGAATGATGAGATGTATTATTAATTCAGAAATTAAAAGTTTTCTTTCTGTGAATAACAATCTCAAAACTTTCTCATTCATTCTGGAGCGGCAGGTTTACTCTGGAGAGTCATttaaggcagggttggtaatattgaaaagctagcaagattttAAAGTAGCTCCTCAGAGTTCaccccacacacagacgtgcacaAGACTTTTCCTGGAAACAACCAACAACAACCCTCacgaaaaacaaaataaatcgtACCGGTCCAACAGAAAGATGGCGTCATTCTTCATGGCTTTCAGCTCCCTCAGCTGTCGCCATGGCTGAAAAGCTACGCCAATGTTTACTCTAgttcacatgtgtcaaactccaaGGCCCGCGGagcaaatccggcccctcgcacaTTTTGATACGGCCCGCATATTAATTTAGGTTCATAATTCATTTTGGCCCAACtactttttgttgctttatccaaagttttggtcacttttgccAACgcttttggggcttttttcaacattttttccactttttcagatgtttttgtcgcatttttctTACGTTTTTCCCCCCGATatttttgtgtcacttttttctttgatggctataAGTTAAATTTCTTGGGGTTTTATGTCTACcaagctgtaagtgagaagactatatgatacatgcaataatacagatgtttgaccttgttcaattaaataaaagcatgtcaataaaatgtacacgtctggcccttgatgtgattctttttttcccagtgtggcccttagtgaaaatgagtttgacgcCCCTGCTCTAGTTTGTTCTTTAACTGTATCTGCAGTCTCTTTTCTGTGCCTTTTTAGCAGGGCGGGCGGTTGCTATTAACCGCGCCCGTGGCAacttttgctgactttttttcctccattctCCAGCAGACTCACAGTAACTCCGGCGGCAACGACACACACTGAGCTCACGCTTTCATGGGAGGGGTAGAGGACGCTGAGCGGGGAAAGGAGACATTTCATTGGTTGTTTCCA
It encodes the following:
- the LOC120572851 gene encoding zinc finger protein 239-like, which translates into the protein MEDQTSDQNPEQRSNKVPRRQAAGSDSDTTDVQKRRGKEGPGRHCCQHCDKSYTTSNYLKVHQRVHTGEKPYSCDQCGAAFIQLSNLKKHQRIHTGEKPYSCDQCGATFAQRSNLKKHLPIHTGEKAYSCDQCGRAFSHQMSLRIHQRIHIGEKPYSCDQCGAAFGCQSTLVTHRRVHTGEKPYWCEQCGKSFAISGSLKSHQRIHTGEKPYWCEQCGKTFSRSYALKSHQRVHTGEKPYCCEQCGKTFSQSRTLKSHQCSHTASL